One stretch of Candidatus Reconcilbacillus cellulovorans DNA includes these proteins:
- a CDS encoding thioredoxin, whose translation MAVMQATDATLDEVLRSNRLVLVDFWAPWCGPCRMIAPVLEQLAKEVEGQATVVKVNVDENPLSAMKYGIRSIPTLKVFRGGLEMETLVGVRPLRELKETLLAYA comes from the coding sequence ATGGCCGTTATGCAGGCGACCGATGCGACGCTGGATGAGGTGCTCCGGTCGAACCGGCTCGTACTGGTCGATTTCTGGGCGCCATGGTGCGGGCCGTGCCGAATGATCGCGCCGGTTCTGGAGCAACTCGCAAAGGAAGTGGAAGGACAGGCGACGGTCGTCAAGGTGAACGTCGACGAAAATCCGCTCAGCGCGATGAAGTACGGCATCCGCAGCATTCCGACGCTCAAGGTGTTCCGCGGCGGTCTTGAAATGGAGACGCTGGTCGGCGTCCGTCCGCTGCGGGAACTGAAGGAAACGCTGCTGGCCTACGCGTGA